In the Leptospira selangorensis genome, one interval contains:
- the atpA gene encoding F0F1 ATP synthase subunit alpha — MKIKTDEITSVLKQEILNYKKDLGVEEVGTVLEVGDGIARVFGLRNVMAGELVEFQNGVRGQAFNLEDNSVGVIIYGDYKNIREGFSVKRIGKILEVPVGPEMLGRVVNPLGEPLDGKGPINTKHTRAVESPAPGISKRQPVEEPLQTGIKSIDAMIPIGRGQRELIIGDRGTGKTSIALDTIINQKGSGVICVYVAIGQKASTVATIVEKLKAVGALDYTIVVSATAADPAPLQYIAPYSGCSFAEYFMYNEKKATLVVYDDLSKQAVAYRQMCLLLRRPPGREAYPGDVFYLHSRLLERAAKLDEKYGAGSLTALPIIETQEGEVSAYIPTNVISITDGQIYLQSNLFASGVRPAVDVGISVSRVGSAAQIKAMKQVAGKMKLELAQFRELEAFAQLGTDLDPITQAQLDRGYRIVEMLKQPVSSPYPVEEQVVEIFAVTRGHMDKVPVPKVREFGAHLLNVLRTQQPEVLNAIRTEKKISDEGKLGEVIASIAADFVRNLK; from the coding sequence ATGAAAATTAAAACAGACGAAATTACGTCGGTCCTCAAACAGGAAATTTTAAATTATAAAAAAGATCTGGGTGTCGAAGAAGTCGGAACTGTTCTGGAAGTAGGGGACGGTATCGCTCGAGTTTTCGGTCTCAGAAACGTGATGGCTGGAGAACTTGTAGAATTCCAAAACGGAGTTCGCGGTCAGGCCTTCAACTTGGAAGACAATTCCGTGGGTGTGATCATTTACGGAGATTACAAAAATATCCGTGAAGGATTCTCAGTTAAAAGAATTGGAAAGATCTTAGAAGTTCCGGTAGGACCGGAAATGCTCGGACGTGTGGTGAATCCACTCGGTGAGCCTCTGGATGGAAAAGGGCCAATCAATACCAAACATACTCGTGCGGTAGAAAGTCCTGCTCCTGGTATTTCCAAAAGACAACCTGTTGAAGAGCCTCTTCAAACTGGTATCAAAAGTATCGATGCAATGATCCCGATAGGCCGTGGACAAAGGGAGTTGATCATCGGAGACCGTGGAACTGGTAAAACTTCCATCGCTCTGGATACGATCATCAACCAAAAAGGTTCCGGAGTTATCTGCGTTTACGTAGCGATCGGACAAAAGGCTTCCACTGTAGCGACTATCGTGGAAAAACTGAAAGCGGTTGGAGCTCTCGATTACACAATCGTGGTTTCCGCAACTGCTGCTGATCCTGCTCCTCTGCAATATATCGCTCCTTATTCTGGATGTTCCTTCGCGGAATACTTCATGTATAACGAGAAAAAAGCTACCTTAGTTGTTTATGATGACTTATCAAAACAAGCGGTTGCTTATCGCCAAATGTGTCTTCTTCTTCGTAGACCTCCGGGCCGCGAAGCTTATCCTGGAGACGTTTTCTATCTTCACTCTCGCTTATTAGAGAGAGCGGCTAAATTAGATGAAAAATACGGAGCAGGTTCCTTAACCGCGCTTCCTATCATCGAAACTCAAGAAGGTGAGGTTTCCGCTTATATTCCGACTAACGTGATTTCGATCACTGACGGTCAGATCTATCTGCAATCCAACTTATTCGCATCAGGGGTTCGTCCTGCAGTGGATGTGGGTATCTCCGTATCTCGTGTTGGTTCCGCAGCTCAGATCAAAGCGATGAAACAAGTCGCTGGAAAAATGAAACTGGAATTAGCGCAGTTCAGAGAGTTGGAAGCATTCGCTCAGCTTGGAACGGACTTAGATCCAATCACTCAGGCTCAGTTGGACAGAGGATATCGCATCGTTGAGATGTTGAAACAACCTGTTTCCAGCCCTTATCCTGTAGAAGAACAAGTGGTCGAAATTTTTGCGGTAACTAGAGGACATATGGACAAGGTTCCAGTTCCTAAAGTTAGAGAGTTCGGAGCACATTTATTAAACGTTCTTCGCACACAACAACCTGAAGTATTGAACGCTATTCGCACCGAAAAGAAAATTTCGGACGAAGGAAAACTGGGAGAGGTTATCGCCTCTATCGCAGCTGACTTTGTTAGGAACCTGAAGTAA
- the atpH gene encoding ATP synthase F1 subunit delta — MSYSAIPKTYAAAFADASSSPEEAEQELDSIVSIFRIEPQFRDFFDTPSVKREDKEAVLLKTFQGKISEITLNFLQVLLRRGRFSFLSEIHEALKEELDRKAGRVRAKVKSYPAMDEASLSKLREVLKERFKSEFILEASEDPSLLGGFVVRFQDLAIDSSMKSQLKKVRQTLLDSKLPVGVVYEN, encoded by the coding sequence ATGAGTTATTCTGCGATCCCAAAAACATACGCGGCCGCTTTTGCGGACGCTAGTTCTTCTCCGGAAGAAGCCGAACAGGAATTGGATTCTATCGTAAGTATTTTCCGTATAGAACCGCAGTTCCGCGATTTTTTCGATACCCCTTCCGTTAAAAGGGAAGATAAGGAAGCTGTTCTATTAAAGACCTTCCAGGGGAAAATTTCGGAAATCACTCTGAATTTTTTACAGGTGCTTCTTCGTAGGGGAAGATTCTCATTTCTTTCCGAAATTCACGAAGCTTTAAAAGAAGAACTGGATCGTAAAGCAGGAAGAGTTCGCGCGAAAGTCAAAAGTTATCCCGCTATGGATGAGGCTTCTCTCTCTAAATTAAGGGAAGTATTAAAAGAAAGATTCAAATCGGAGTTCATCTTGGAAGCAAGTGAAGATCCGAGCCTTCTCGGAGGTTTCGTGGTCAGATTCCAAGACTTGGCGATCGACTCTTCCATGAAAAGCCAACTTAAGAAAGTAAGGCAAACCTTGCTGGACAGCAAATTACCGGTCGGAGTGGTGTATGAAAATTAA
- a CDS encoding F0F1 ATP synthase subunit B: MFLLAADRGLGALLDVNPGLIIWTLITFTIVVIILKVFAWDVILKALDERAETIQNDIRKAADVRSEAESLLKDYETRIAQAKDQANGIVAEAKSDATNLKNKMLDDASKEVKALKDTALKDIELAKSKALAELQGQIVDMTVQVAALVLEKQLKADDYKSFIENELGKIKKLSA, translated from the coding sequence TTGTTTCTCTTGGCAGCTGACAGGGGATTAGGCGCACTATTAGACGTTAATCCGGGTCTGATCATTTGGACCCTGATTACCTTCACAATAGTCGTCATTATCCTTAAAGTTTTCGCTTGGGATGTGATCCTCAAAGCTCTGGATGAAAGAGCTGAGACCATCCAAAACGATATTCGTAAGGCTGCTGACGTACGTTCCGAAGCGGAATCTCTGCTGAAAGATTATGAAACAAGAATCGCTCAAGCAAAGGACCAAGCTAACGGAATCGTAGCGGAAGCCAAATCGGACGCTACTAACCTGAAAAACAAAATGTTGGATGATGCTTCGAAAGAAGTGAAGGCTCTTAAAGATACTGCACTGAAAGATATCGAACTCGCAAAATCCAAAGCATTGGCAGAACTCCAAGGGCAGATCGTGGACATGACCGTTCAAGTCGCGGCTCTGGTTCTGGAGAAACAGTTAAAAGCTGACGATTATAAGTCCTTTATCGAGAACGAGTTAGGCAAGATCAAGAAACTGAGCGCGTAA
- the atpE gene encoding ATP synthase F0 subunit C: protein MEFGLGYIGVGIAAGLAILGAGLGIGRIGGSAAEGISRQPDAAGKIQTAMIISAALIEGAALFAIVIAFLAGGTLNTAVSKASAKTEVSAPAEGK from the coding sequence ATGGAATTCGGACTAGGATACATTGGAGTAGGAATCGCAGCTGGACTCGCTATTTTAGGCGCAGGACTCGGAATCGGAAGAATCGGTGGCTCTGCTGCTGAAGGAATCAGCCGTCAACCTGATGCAGCTGGAAAAATCCAAACTGCAATGATCATCTCTGCAGCCCTTATCGAAGGTGCGGCTCTGTTCGCAATCGTTATTGCGTTCCTTGCAGGTGGAACTCTAAATACAGCAGTTAGCAAAGCTTCTGCTAAAACTGAAGTTTCTGCACCGGCTGAAGGTAAATAA
- the atpB gene encoding F0F1 ATP synthase subunit A, with protein MLKQIFATALLLFSLPLFASEGEASKPFDLNEVLVHHLMDHAEFPFNVGGTKVFEGHENFDPHAENIFVDHSTGHRFHFVGGIDLHITRRVTMMWIVSFLLLIVFIPAARLIAKNPLKIQSRFANGVEAFVTFLKKDVVDANTDGHGHSYYHYIFTLFFFILFCNLMGLIPPVGEVIQLGIESVNAGEEVPVAAEAHAASAHHEPIWIAKVWNGITVTGDVSVTVTLALITLLLIYGTGFIYQGPKFILHSVPNGVPAPLYLLMWPLEFIISPLAKAFALTVRLLANMTAGHVIILALLGFIFQFQSWGVAPISVFGATAIYFLELFVAFLQAYVFALLTSLFVGSSMHRH; from the coding sequence ATGTTGAAACAAATCTTCGCAACCGCATTATTATTGTTCTCACTTCCATTATTTGCTTCCGAGGGAGAAGCTTCTAAACCTTTTGATTTGAACGAGGTGTTGGTTCACCACTTAATGGACCATGCTGAGTTTCCTTTCAACGTAGGAGGGACGAAAGTTTTCGAAGGACATGAGAATTTCGATCCTCATGCAGAAAACATCTTCGTAGATCATTCCACAGGTCATAGATTCCATTTTGTCGGCGGTATCGATCTTCATATCACTCGTCGTGTTACGATGATGTGGATTGTTTCTTTTCTTCTTCTGATCGTATTTATTCCTGCCGCTCGATTGATCGCAAAAAATCCTTTAAAGATACAAAGCAGATTCGCTAACGGAGTCGAGGCTTTTGTAACTTTCTTGAAAAAGGATGTTGTGGATGCAAACACGGACGGTCACGGTCATTCTTATTATCATTATATTTTCACATTATTCTTCTTCATTCTATTCTGTAACTTGATGGGACTCATTCCTCCAGTCGGAGAAGTGATCCAGCTCGGAATCGAATCCGTAAATGCGGGAGAAGAAGTTCCAGTTGCTGCAGAAGCACATGCTGCTTCCGCTCACCATGAACCGATCTGGATCGCAAAAGTTTGGAACGGTATTACTGTAACTGGTGATGTTTCGGTTACTGTTACACTTGCACTTATCACCTTACTTCTGATCTACGGAACTGGATTTATTTACCAAGGACCAAAGTTCATTCTTCATTCGGTTCCGAATGGAGTTCCTGCACCTCTATACCTTTTAATGTGGCCATTGGAGTTTATCATTTCTCCACTTGCTAAAGCATTTGCACTCACTGTGCGTCTTTTAGCAAACATGACTGCAGGACACGTAATCATCTTAGCGTTACTCGGATTTATTTTCCAATTCCAATCTTGGGGAGTTGCGCCGATCTCGGTTTTTGGAGCTACCGCGATCTATTTCTTAGAATTGTTCGTGGCCTTCTTGCAGGCTTACGTTTTCGCTCTTCTTACTTCGCTCTTCGTGGGCTCGAGCATGCATAGGCACTAA
- a CDS encoding AtpZ/AtpI family protein yields the protein MSEPDQKPPENKDVSPWQLASVGTEFAFIIIASVFIGRYLDGRFGWSPFGILFGAVFGFGYGIYYLLTRVSQFDKKD from the coding sequence ATGAGCGAACCGGATCAAAAACCTCCAGAAAATAAGGATGTTTCTCCCTGGCAGCTTGCTAGTGTGGGGACGGAGTTTGCTTTTATCATCATCGCTTCCGTTTTTATAGGAAGGTATCTGGATGGACGTTTCGGTTGGTCTCCTTTCGGGATCTTGTTCGGGGCGGTTTTTGGATTCGGTTACGGGATTTACTATCTTCTCACCAGAGTTTCCCAATTCGACAAAAAGGATTAG
- the lepB gene encoding signal peptidase I — protein MSQPKGSTFLKKLPTWIQEIFGEESVDSTLSFFFIVLLVLAFKSSVLDANNIPSGSMLPTLKIGDFLFVNKMRYSLRLPFTDTELKRYDDPKRGDIVTFIPPDGAVSPEEKEGWFPKRFVKRVIGLPGDRIRIVKVLHERDGFPTVYGKIEYMEKGKTDFSAYDFKDEEKGNLFDDLDDDAAVQYYLFKEKKPGFEHYVIEGNTRPYTHEFKDAECFQVTGCVIPDDHYMMMGDNRTNSSDSRFWGFVPRDNILGKAAFIYFSINWKDHVCAYKSAEDLGMNGDSAQKYDPEEFRSKCGDIGSNMNWFKSTIFYRIPRMQVRWYRIGTVLE, from the coding sequence ATGAGCCAGCCGAAGGGCAGTACCTTTTTGAAAAAACTTCCTACATGGATCCAGGAAATCTTTGGAGAAGAATCGGTAGATTCCACTCTCTCCTTCTTTTTTATCGTTTTATTAGTTTTAGCTTTTAAATCCTCAGTTTTGGACGCGAACAATATTCCCTCGGGATCCATGCTTCCCACTTTGAAGATAGGGGATTTTCTATTCGTAAATAAGATGAGATATTCTCTCAGGCTTCCTTTTACGGATACGGAACTTAAAAGATACGATGATCCTAAAAGAGGGGATATCGTAACCTTTATCCCTCCCGATGGAGCAGTTTCTCCTGAAGAGAAAGAAGGATGGTTCCCAAAAAGATTCGTAAAAAGAGTGATCGGTCTTCCTGGAGATAGAATCCGGATCGTAAAGGTATTACATGAGAGAGATGGATTTCCAACAGTCTATGGCAAAATAGAATACATGGAAAAAGGAAAAACGGACTTCTCCGCTTACGACTTTAAGGACGAAGAAAAAGGAAATCTATTCGATGACCTGGATGATGACGCAGCAGTCCAATACTATCTTTTTAAAGAAAAGAAACCAGGCTTCGAACATTATGTGATCGAAGGAAACACCCGTCCTTATACCCACGAATTCAAAGATGCGGAATGTTTCCAAGTTACCGGTTGTGTGATCCCTGATGATCATTATATGATGATGGGAGATAATCGCACAAATTCTTCCGACTCCAGATTTTGGGGATTTGTTCCTAGGGACAATATACTTGGGAAAGCTGCATTTATATACTTCTCCATTAATTGGAAAGACCATGTATGCGCTTATAAGAGTGCGGAAGATCTCGGGATGAACGGAGACTCTGCTCAAAAATACGATCCGGAAGAATTTAGATCGAAATGTGGAGATATCGGTTCTAATATGAACTGGTTCAAGAGTACTATATTTTATAGAATTCCTAGAATGCAGGTCCGTTGGTATCGTATCGGAACCGTATTAGAATAA
- a CDS encoding aldolase/citrate lyase family protein, with protein MKEQIDRKIIELRRHLISLKQSYPIVGLKGGTETEDMDSDEIRALHIVAKDLVPVTVKIGGPEARTDIRMLAKEEIEGISAPMIESSYALKNFISTLKSMLSPVAFSKVTKAINLETITGYKNLLEIADSSAFEELDQVTAARSDLSASMGMIPDDKEVMKVTRTIIAISKDRGKKTSVGGTITKQNFRKIAEEIRPDKINSRHVCVDAMKSLEKFPEEIAEVMLQFEIELYDLFSLLKPEKAYGYKNRMETNRERIGSRKVLYSIR; from the coding sequence GTGAAAGAGCAGATAGACCGCAAAATTATCGAACTTCGCCGCCACCTGATTTCTTTGAAACAGAGTTATCCTATCGTAGGATTGAAAGGAGGCACGGAAACGGAAGATATGGATTCGGACGAAATCCGAGCACTCCATATCGTGGCCAAAGATTTGGTTCCGGTCACTGTTAAGATCGGCGGGCCTGAAGCAAGGACCGATATCCGTATGCTTGCGAAAGAAGAGATCGAAGGGATTTCAGCACCTATGATCGAATCTTCTTATGCGCTCAAAAATTTTATTTCTACTCTTAAAAGTATGCTAAGTCCTGTGGCTTTCTCTAAGGTTACTAAGGCAATCAACCTGGAGACTATCACAGGTTATAAAAATTTACTAGAGATTGCCGACTCGAGCGCATTCGAGGAACTGGATCAGGTGACGGCAGCAAGATCTGACCTCTCCGCTTCTATGGGTATGATCCCTGATGATAAAGAAGTGATGAAAGTTACCCGCACCATCATTGCTATTTCCAAAGACAGAGGCAAAAAAACTTCCGTTGGTGGAACGATCACAAAACAAAATTTCAGAAAGATCGCCGAAGAGATCCGTCCAGATAAGATTAACTCCAGACATGTTTGTGTGGACGCTATGAAATCTTTGGAAAAATTTCCGGAAGAAATAGCGGAAGTTATGCTCCAATTTGAGATCGAATTGTATGACCTATTTTCTCTTTTGAAACCCGAGAAGGCCTACGGTTATAAGAATAGAATGGAAACCAATCGAGAAAGGATCGGATCCAGAAAGGTTCTCTATTCCATTCGGTAA
- a CDS encoding TetR/AcrR family transcriptional regulator codes for MAKDTRDLILRTSLKLFSEQGYHGSTMRQIAQRAGLSLGLAYRYFESKESILEGIIESHDTILKKYLPEKLNTSENRAELIQFLGGQIIKLVKENEEYLRLYWSLMLQPKIHRLKKRNIHLVNLIFYENSKKIILALKPNYTEFEVKNLTSAIIGYMINHLTNKREFTLEDFRAYIVYALENT; via the coding sequence ATGGCCAAAGATACAAGAGACCTAATCCTAAGAACTTCCCTCAAATTATTTTCAGAACAAGGGTATCACGGCTCTACCATGAGGCAAATCGCCCAGAGAGCCGGTCTGTCTTTGGGTCTTGCATATCGTTATTTTGAATCTAAAGAATCCATTTTAGAAGGGATCATCGAGTCTCATGATACGATCCTTAAAAAATATCTTCCGGAAAAATTGAATACTTCGGAGAATAGAGCGGAGCTTATCCAATTCTTAGGTGGACAGATCATTAAATTGGTAAAGGAGAATGAAGAATATCTCCGCTTGTATTGGAGTCTTATGCTCCAGCCAAAGATCCATAGATTAAAAAAACGAAATATTCATTTGGTAAACCTGATCTTTTATGAAAATTCCAAGAAGATCATATTGGCTTTAAAACCGAATTATACCGAGTTCGAAGTAAAAAATCTTACTTCTGCGATCATAGGTTATATGATCAATCATTTGACGAATAAGAGGGAGTTCACTCTGGAAGATTTCCGAGCGTATATAGTATACGCATTGGAGAATACCTAA
- the corA gene encoding magnesium/cobalt transporter CorA yields MIRFLSFPTPKEKNPISKAVIRKTDAAFLKNFSLAKTLNKEKVWIDVENPTSEDLIFLSKNCGFHDLAIEDCVNRNQRPKFEDYEDHAFIVLHSFRSEGEQSFSATETHVFFNRKFIVSVHEHKEPLIDSLWNRTLTELNFASKGTDHVLYLLFDLLVDSNFPILDQISEQITDLENQILTSEIEPDFITNILYVKRNLVRMRRVLSPQREVLNLIMRHEDKFLSEKVRFYFRDVYDHLSRLVETIDMDRDLIGNSMDAYFSILSQKTNDIIKRLTLVSMIFMPLTFLTGFFGMNFADLPYGNKLILSASLTTMLAIPGSMILYFKYKNWFKD; encoded by the coding sequence ATGATACGTTTTCTTTCCTTCCCTACTCCCAAAGAAAAAAATCCCATTTCCAAAGCGGTGATCCGAAAAACGGACGCCGCGTTCTTGAAAAACTTCTCCCTCGCAAAAACTCTGAATAAAGAAAAGGTTTGGATCGATGTAGAAAATCCAACCTCCGAAGATCTGATCTTTTTATCCAAAAACTGCGGATTCCATGATCTTGCGATAGAAGATTGTGTGAACAGAAACCAAAGGCCTAAATTTGAAGATTATGAGGACCATGCGTTTATCGTTCTCCATAGTTTTAGATCAGAAGGAGAACAGTCCTTTTCTGCGACTGAAACACATGTATTTTTCAATCGTAAATTTATCGTTTCAGTTCATGAACATAAGGAACCTTTGATCGATTCTCTTTGGAATCGGACTCTTACGGAACTGAACTTTGCGTCAAAGGGAACGGATCATGTTCTTTATCTTCTATTCGATCTTTTGGTGGATTCTAATTTCCCGATCTTAGACCAGATCTCCGAACAGATCACAGATCTGGAAAATCAGATCCTGACGAGCGAGATAGAGCCTGACTTCATTACGAATATCTTATATGTAAAAAGAAATTTAGTCAGAATGAGAAGGGTACTTTCTCCCCAAAGAGAAGTTCTGAATCTGATCATGAGACATGAGGATAAATTTCTCTCCGAAAAGGTTCGTTTTTATTTTAGGGATGTATACGATCATTTGAGTCGACTCGTAGAAACCATAGATATGGACAGGGATTTGATCGGGAACTCCATGGATGCTTACTTCTCCATTCTATCCCAGAAAACCAACGATATCATCAAACGATTGACCTTAGTTTCGATGATCTTTATGCCACTCACCTTCTTGACCGGTTTTTTCGGGATGAATTTTGCGGACCTTCCTTACGGCAATAAACTAATTCTGAGTGCCTCCCTTACCACCATGCTTGCCATTCCAGGAAGTATGATTTTATATTTTAAATATAAAAATTGGTTCAAAGATTAG
- a CDS encoding SDR family oxidoreductase: MDKKIAIVTGASRGIGEEVSKQLSKSGIHILCASRKKEDSEKTASSIRKEGGSAEAFALDVSDPDSIDMFLEEILPKYPKIDILVNNAGVYLDSGSIESTTLEMLQGTLDTNLIGPFLLSQKILGVMKKNGYGRIVNVSSGMGQLYDMSSGYAAYRISKTALNALTRILYSESSGKDIKVNSVCPGWVRTDMGGKSATRSVEHGAETIVWAAQLDKSGPSGTFLRDKKEIPW, translated from the coding sequence ATGGACAAAAAAATTGCAATCGTTACTGGCGCAAGCCGAGGTATAGGCGAAGAAGTTTCGAAACAACTTTCCAAATCAGGGATCCACATCCTATGCGCTTCCCGCAAAAAAGAAGACTCCGAAAAGACTGCATCTTCCATCCGCAAAGAAGGAGGATCCGCAGAGGCTTTTGCTTTGGATGTTTCCGATCCGGATTCCATCGATATGTTCCTGGAAGAAATTCTACCTAAATATCCTAAGATCGATATACTTGTGAATAACGCAGGTGTATATCTAGACAGCGGTTCTATAGAGAGCACTACTTTAGAAATGTTGCAAGGAACCTTGGACACTAATCTGATCGGGCCTTTTCTTCTTTCCCAAAAGATCTTAGGTGTGATGAAGAAGAACGGTTATGGCAGGATCGTAAATGTTAGTTCAGGTATGGGACAACTTTACGATATGAGTTCCGGCTATGCCGCGTATCGTATTTCTAAAACTGCATTGAATGCCCTTACTCGAATCTTATACTCCGAATCTTCCGGCAAAGATATAAAAGTGAATTCTGTTTGTCCCGGTTGGGTAAGAACAGACATGGGCGGAAAGTCTGCGACTCGCTCTGTGGAACATGGCGCCGAGACTATTGTTTGGGCGGCTCAGTTAGATAAGAGCGGACCAAGTGGGACTTTTCTGAGGGATAAGAAAGAGATTCCTTGGTGA
- a CDS encoding LytR/AlgR family response regulator transcription factor, with translation MNSVLYKVLVIEDEVPARDLLRKFLEDWPQFEVGGIARTGSQAIDLLKKEKFDLVFLDINLPEKTGLQVLEEIGENLPVLVFTTAYREHTLKAFEVGACDYLLKPYTKERFSACMERALHHLQLKTISNSRASGEPDPVFVFRDGGLIHRVLYADLYYLTANGKRSVLHTKDGDYETAKLLGDLEKELPKTDFLRIHRKHMVNRNLVSAAKSQAGGAYTIYLKDEDETNLPVGREFVDGVKGLFGK, from the coding sequence ATGAATAGCGTGCTATATAAGGTTTTAGTGATAGAAGACGAGGTTCCTGCCAGGGACCTTCTTCGCAAATTTTTGGAAGATTGGCCTCAGTTCGAAGTAGGCGGGATAGCAAGAACAGGCTCCCAGGCAATCGACCTTCTTAAAAAAGAAAAATTCGATCTGGTGTTCTTGGACATCAATCTTCCCGAAAAAACCGGCCTACAAGTTTTAGAAGAGATCGGCGAAAATCTTCCTGTATTGGTCTTCACCACCGCTTATAGGGAACATACACTCAAAGCATTTGAAGTCGGGGCATGCGATTATCTTTTAAAACCATATACAAAGGAAAGATTTTCCGCATGTATGGAAAGAGCGCTTCATCATCTGCAGTTAAAAACCATTTCCAACTCCAGGGCAAGCGGTGAACCGGATCCAGTATTCGTTTTTCGTGATGGAGGTTTGATCCATCGGGTTTTATATGCGGATCTTTATTATCTAACCGCCAATGGAAAACGTTCCGTTCTACATACAAAAGATGGAGATTATGAAACCGCTAAACTGCTCGGCGATTTAGAAAAAGAATTACCTAAGACTGATTTTTTGCGCATCCATAGAAAACATATGGTGAACCGCAATCTTGTCTCTGCAGCAAAATCACAAGCGGGTGGTGCATATACAATTTATCTAAAAGATGAAGATGAAACAAATCTTCCAGTTGGACGGGAATTTGTAGACGGAGTGAAAGGCCTTTTCGGAAAGTAA
- a CDS encoding sensor histidine kinase, with translation MNSLLVAHNSKAPFWKVFLATQVTTHCVCSIVEFSVEFLNRMNKGAFFTGAFLVVASAIASVLGVASGGIIHVLLLAGEGVERPHGGSYNILLSSLILALFISFLEKSMQILIERRKKMESELKDIQYRTFQNRMDPHYLFNTLNTIHSLLVTDPQKADNALILLSETYRFLSDRIFEKTIPFSEEWDFTVNYLELQRIRFSDSLTIKIKKVGDFSRLRIPPLTLQPLVENSFKHGLENRSEAGILEISATESFGRIKIEIKNNGNEKQEHHLLPEYKKSEFSRTLNNIKSRLEYNFGEAELKLEKDKFGITTLRLEFASR, from the coding sequence ATGAATTCATTGTTAGTCGCTCATAATTCCAAGGCTCCTTTTTGGAAGGTGTTTTTGGCTACACAGGTAACTACACATTGTGTATGTTCCATCGTGGAGTTTTCGGTAGAATTTTTGAACCGAATGAACAAAGGGGCGTTTTTCACAGGCGCCTTTCTGGTGGTCGCCTCTGCGATCGCATCTGTTCTGGGAGTTGCGTCAGGCGGAATCATTCATGTATTATTATTAGCCGGAGAAGGGGTCGAAAGGCCGCACGGAGGATCTTATAATATTCTTCTGAGTAGCCTAATACTGGCCCTATTCATTTCATTCTTAGAAAAATCCATGCAGATCCTGATAGAAAGAAGGAAGAAGATGGAAAGTGAGCTGAAAGATATCCAATACAGGACCTTTCAGAACCGGATGGATCCTCATTATTTATTCAATACTTTGAATACCATACATTCTTTGTTAGTAACCGACCCTCAAAAAGCGGATAATGCTTTAATTTTACTCTCTGAAACTTATAGATTCCTATCAGATAGGATTTTCGAAAAAACGATACCTTTTTCGGAAGAGTGGGATTTTACGGTAAACTATCTAGAATTGCAAAGGATCCGGTTTTCGGATTCTTTGACGATCAAGATCAAAAAGGTGGGAGATTTTTCGAGGCTTAGGATTCCTCCTCTCACCTTACAGCCATTAGTTGAAAATAGTTTCAAACACGGATTAGAGAATCGTTCCGAGGCAGGGATATTAGAGATAAGCGCCACCGAAAGTTTTGGAAGAATAAAAATAGAAATCAAAAATAATGGGAACGAAAAACAAGAGCACCATTTGTTACCTGAATATAAGAAATCCGAATTCTCTCGCACCTTAAATAATATAAAATCCAGGTTAGAGTATAATTTCGGGGAAGCGGAACTCAAATTAGAAAAAGATAAATTCGGAATCACCACATTAAGATTGGAATTCGCATCAAGATGA